The Carcharodon carcharias isolate sCarCar2 chromosome 21 unlocalized genomic scaffold, sCarCar2.pri SUPER_21_unloc_5, whole genome shotgun sequence region ctgttctgtttcagtAGCAACAATAGACAAAGCAATGGGCAGTAACATCCTGAGCTCGGTAATTCAGCTGAGTTGTTGTAGGTGCTGGTTTAAGTCTCACTCTTTATTGAGGCGTGGTTTCTAATCCCACTGCTGCTAAATTGTCCTATTGGTCGAAAAGGTGCCAGGTCACAGTTAAATCAGGCATATGCGGTGTTTCACTTTAACAGGAAGAACGAGGAGACACAATAAAAATATAAATGGCTGTGGAGAAAATTTGGGTTTGTCGAATTAGCTAAATTCCTCTTCCGTAAGCTGGCATGGACAGAATGGGCCGAAtttcctcctcctctgctgtaGCCATCTATACTTTTATACCAACAACACTAACCTATCCAGAGGACCAGTCATCATGGCCCAGTGGTTCAGGCGATGGAGTCCAGATCCAGTCAAGGCGATGTGCAGTAGCATCGTGAGCTTGGCAGCGCAGCTGTTATGGTTGTTAATGGTTTAAGGTCTCATCCTTTATTGAGgtgtggtttcaaatcccactgctGCTAAAATTGCCCTCTTGGTCGAAAAGGTGCCAACTAACAGTTAAAGCAGGTGTGTGCAGTGTTTCACTTTAACAGTAacactgaggagagacaataAAAATATAAATGGCTGCAGAGAAAAGGCGGGGTTGTTGAATGAGCTGAATTCCTCTTCcatgagctggcatggacacaatgagccgaatgtcctccttctctgctgtggcCGCCTATAATCTTATACCAACAAAATTACCCTGTGCATACGGGCAGTCATCATAGCTGAGTGGTTTAGGCGATGGAGTCCAAATCCATTGGTGTCTCCTGCTTCTCATTATTCCTGGTTTTAACTCTGTCTACAGAGTTAATCATCTGTTACATTGAATGAAATCCATCAAAACAAGCGGGCGTTTTCCTATTTCTGTTCATTCACGAAACCTGCAGTGGAAATAGAGCAAAACTTGGTTTCATGCTTGTTTTCTGGGCGTTTGTCTCTCCTTAGAGACAAATCCTTGCCTTCTGTCACTCTCGGTGTATGTCcctgtgtgtgttcctctgtgtgtgtcaatgtgattCAGTTTCCCGAGGAGGTGAACACATTTTTACCATCACAAACTTTATTCACATTAGTTGTGCAGCTTCAGATGAAAGTGTTACAGAGAAAAATATCAGGATGAGAGATGCAAGAGGAGTTTGCAAtgtttggaaggaggtgcagctcagaagtggaagatgtgaatgatgttattgatgattgagaggaatGCATTACAACCTTGGGGCTTGTGTAGTTCAATTACCTTCTACACTATGAAATTCAGAACGAGCTGAGGCTGCAGGTGGAAAGCAACAGTTGTCTCCATGTATGTTGGGATATGGGATACATATGTTATGTGTGCCTGGCTAGTTCAACTGGTAGATCAAAGGCTCTAAATCTCAGGGTCGTGGGCTCGCCGTACGTTGAGTGCAGCTTCTTTCAAACAAATAACCACCAACCTCTGTTCCTTTGAAACTGGCACACGACGGATATTCACCACTGATTCAAAGCACTTCCATGTCacatctctttctgtctcacctccagctctctccccactTCCAGGAGCTGTTTGACCACACACGATCAGTTAGTGTGAAAGTAGTACACAACGTGATCGGTTTACAGATAACAGGCtaaagagacaccaggatcttCCTGATTCCCCCAGGTACTGATTACAGGAATGTGCACAGTGCCGATTATCCACAGTCACACTTTCCTTCCAGTCTTGTCTGCGTTGTTCAGCTTTGAAATTTCACGTATTTTCGCATTGGATTTCAATGTGAAGAAAGCAGAGCTGTGATAAGCTTATATTGTTCAGCAGATATACTGCAAGAAGTTACATAACAGGCTGATGATAACAGTGCTCTTTGGTCGCGGTGAGCTCCAGTGCAGGATTGGCACCATTAATGTGTCATTCGATCAGTCTTGTGATTGGTTGATCCACCAGGAGTGAAATTTTTGTCAATGCAAACAGTAGGCACCAAAATTTGTCCTTCCCCCACCCATATTTTGCCGGGCACCACCATCCCTATGGTCAGTGTTTTGCAACCAGCCCTTctttcactctgctgctgtctttGTTCCCGACCTGTTCCAAGTCTGATATTTCCAGCTCTGAGGCGAAACTTCAACTGTCACCCCACTAATTCTGGCGGAGCTGCTAAATGTTTTCTATCAATAAGTAATTAATATTCATTTTGACAACTCCACAAGATCAATAAATTTGCTTTCCCTGACCAGGAATCAAACCCACGCCATAGCGATAAAAGTGCTGACTCCTGACCATTAGACCACCAGGGAAGCTAGCCAGCGGCTTTCAGTTTGGTTTATTGACGCTGCTTTTATCGATGTTTCCATTTTAAATGGAATGAATTCTTCATCAATGACAACAATGGTTTCTGTGAACTGGAACATGAAATTGACAGTGAGGTGAAATAGCCCCACAAGCTGCTCATGTGTAAATGTCAGTTTCCAAAACCCACCAACCTCATCACTACGGcgcctgtgaaactgacaagggAACACACGGCAGACATTCATCACTGAAAGCAAGTGAACACGTCAAATTCTGCCGCTTTCATGTTGCATCTTTAACTTCCTGTTCTCCCTTTCAGGCATTTCCAGGTCTATCAAATATTATCCATGCAGAACATTGTCCTGTTCCTCGTTCCACTAGGAGACTTACTGTGAGGATTCTATAGGAAGTGGCTCTGTAGCTCAGTGGTTTAGAGCACTGGTCTTGTAAACCAGGGGTCGTAAGTTCAATTCTCATGGAAGTCTGTGATTAACTTTATTATGAAATTTGGTAGCAAGGTAACCTTTGAGCAGAGGGCTGTAAAAAGAtaaaagctggaaatccaaaccaaaaaaaaacctggaaaaactcagcaggtccgacagcatctgcagagaggaataaagttaacgtttcgagtccgtatggctcttcaacagaacctgtTGTTTTACAGTGTTTACAACACTGTAAAAAGATATTGGAAGGTTATGTCAATGGGcaacaaaatggcagatggattataatgtggacAGGTGCGATTATGTTCACTTGGTTATAAAAATGAGAACAACAGAATGCTTTTAAAATGTGAGAAATTTGTAAGTGCTGATGTTCAAAgaaacttgggtgtgcttgtacaagcaatgtggaaagttagcatgcagagtcggcatgttggcctttattgcaaggggattggagagcaagaataaagaaatcttgctacagggttttggtgagacggCATCTGGAATCCCGTGTGCTGTTTTCATCTCCACATTTATAAAAGAATAGATTTGCATTGGGGACGGTGCAGGGAAGGCTCACTAAATTGGTCTCTGGAATGAGCTGGTTGTCCTAAGATGAAAGgcttttattctctggagtttagaagaatgaaagccAATCTGATTGAAACctgtaaaattctgagggggcttgatagggtagacacagagattgtttccgctggtcagggaatctaaaacactgggacacagtctcagggtaaaggGCCGATAATTtcgggctgagatgaggagaattgcttcaccaaagggttgtgaatctttgaattctctacccagagggttgtggatgttccatcattgaatacatttaaggccggGATGGACAGATGTTTGGCCTCTCGGGGgactaagggatatggggaacgggCAGAATAATGGAGTTGAAGATAAGCCATGATCGAATTGAATGATGGGACAAGCTCGATGAGCTGTgtgatctactcctgcttctatttcttgtgaACATATGTATAATAAAGACAGTAATTCatgttataataaaaacagaaagtattgtaagttctcagcaggtctgacagcaaatatgaagggagaaacagagtgaaggTTTCGAGTCTAATTTGATACTTTTTCAAACCATAAATTGGCTGCTAGTTATGACATTTTGCACAACATCAAGACACAGAATTGAACCCAGGCGGTGAAAGCACCGAGGCTGAACCACTAGAGTGTTCTCTTCCGACTGAAGGTTTAATGGTTTAAGACAACCTAGGGAAAAATAGACTCCCTCTCTTCCTGCTTCTACTTATATTACCAACATAATTCTGCTTTGTGTCCTTTGgctaaaagaaaatattttccaaactTTGCCACCCCTGCTGTTATTCGGTAAGTTCTCACATAAGTATTGCGTGTTTCcaaatattgcatgcagttctggaatccgcatcataggaagggtgtgattgcactggagagagtgcagaggagatttaccaagatgttgcctgggctggagagttttagttatgaggagagattagataggctggggttattttccttggagcagagcaGATTGAgcggggacatgactgaggtgtataaaattatgagcatCATAGATAGAGTAGagaggaaggaacatttccccttggtggaaggatcaataaccagggagcatagatttaagataaggggaaggaggcttagaggggatgtgaggaagaattatttcacccagaggttgttgggaatctggaactcactgcctgaaagggtggtagaggcagaaaccctcataacattcaagaagtatttggatgtgcacttgcaatgccatggcatacaaggctatgggcctagtgctggaaaatgggattagaacagttaagtacttgtttgacggcgcagattcgatgggctgaagggcctctttctgtgctgtcgacctctatgactctatgactaaatAGATTTATGAATATTCATTTCAAATAATGCAAGAAACTGAAAGAAACATGTGCATAACATCCAACCAATCAGAAAGATTGGGTTCAAAGCAACGAATAGAAATTGACTGTCAAATTGCAAGAATAGAACTGGAACACACCATCACAACGAATGAATCCATTGTCTGTTAAAATGTTGCTCAGTGAAAATTTCAATCATCCTCTGCTGTATAACATACAGGCACTGAGTCAATAAGCAGTCTCCGCTGAAATAAACACAAAGGGTCAATCTCCTCTTGCAACTTTTCAACCTGTTGTTATTCTTTGTGCCATTTACCATGAAAATATATAATGGAAGTGAATAAGGTTTGCGATTGGAAAAAATGTGTTCACCCCCTCGGGGAACTGAACCACACTGACAACACAGAAATATACAACGTGAGTGGTAGCGAGCAAGGGTTTATCTCTAAGGACAGAAAAACTCTCAGAACTCAAGAATGGCACAAATTAGCTCAGTTTTGTATCATTTCTGACTGCAAATTCCGTGAATGCTTATGGATCAACAGAAATGAAGCAACACGGAAGTGAAGCAGGAAAACCACATGTGAGTGTTTGGAAGCTGCTGATTCCATTTAACCAATAGTTAATTCTGGAGGCAGCAAAACGAAGGAACAGCGAGAAGTACAGTCAGCAGGACTCTAACCCACGTGGGGAGGCCCCAGTGGATTTTAAACCCATCTCTTTAACCACTCAGTCACGGCTGCAAGCCTGATTCTAGCTTCATTGTTGTTCCTGTAAAATcctggaatggttacagcagagaatGAGGGCGTTCATCCCCACCTATTCCCAGTCACCCTGCAATTCCTACAGCCTCCCTTGTTCTACCTACCAAGATGAACTACATCACATATCAAATATCCCGAGCCTATTCTAAGGGATTTGATGAAACGTCTGAAAGACAAACCAACTGAAACGTTGGCAATGGTGGGATTAAAATCCATGACTTAATAGGAATTGGTGCTTAAATCCAGCGCCTGAGACCACTCGCATACGCTACTGCTAGCAATATGATAGTAACCATCGCCTTGATTGGTAACAGTACTGAATTAGAACATAACAAATAgcaacaggaatagaccattttgTCTTTCGAGCCCCTCACAGTACCATCAAATCTGACCCAAAAACAACATATAGAGACCATTCAGCCGGGTCAGAGGaacataggccattcagccctttgaccctgctccaccactcaataagatcaaggctgatctggttgtggtctcaactccactttcctgtctgtctgtccgtccccccacgcccccccacccccccaacgcccTCACaaccccccataactcttgactcccttgaccatcaaaaatctgtctaaatcagccttgaataaattcaatgagccagcctccactactttcctctggctaacgaccctctgaaaaaaaaaaatctcctcatctccatctgaaaagggagacctcttactcttctggaaCTAACTCACtgggtccctctcccccaccttttccctggaCATGCTGCAGCTTTTGGTCCAATTCCCCTTTAAATTCCACGACTGAATctgccatccccacactctctatctaacccagcCGCCAGATCCATCCCTTCCAGCTCGCCATGTGGAAATGCATGGTGACCCTGCACTGAAGAACAGGTCCCAGACATACTCAGCTACTTGACAACAGAACAACATGAAgtgattattgtggaaaattgaATGAGACATTTTAAATCGTcaagacattgacacacacactccatagagAAACTGACTTTCAAACTATCAGGATAGAATTAAACACACTGATTCCTTTCAGAAGGAGTAAAATTAAAGTGAAGAGGGAAATAGAATCTGGATTTAGAAAATATCCACGAAGTGGATGAAGGTGAACAGAAAGCTGGAGAATCTTTAAAGTTTGTGCATGAACTTTTGTTTGACCCAGATGTATTTACAACATGCCAATAATTTAGAATTGTGAGAGATGATCGGAAGGTGGCAGCTTGTGATGCTGATTGTGATAATTCTAGTAGCTTTAGTATGTAATCCATGGTTTGCCATCAAAAAATTAGGAAAACAAGCTGGTAGCTTAGAAATAGGGAGGTTAGCCAAAAATCAGTTGTGAGAAGTCAATAAGAATATTCCCTTCTCAAGGTGGGGAGATCTGTAAGAAATCACTGTCTAATAACCTTATAAAATCTTAAGAAATGTATTGAATATTATAGGAatggctctccctccccctctctctctcacttaggAACAAAGATTCCTGGCTTGACAAACACAGGGCAATACATCCCAATGTTACCTCATAGGGGAGTTCTCAGGAGTTAAGGAATGGAACTTGCACTGGTGAATGAAGACAATGGTTTTGATTTTCTCAATTCTTAAAAGGAGCAAATTTCTACTTATCCAGCACTGGATGTgggataagcagtttgataatttagagacggtggaggaatggagagggatggtggtgaggtagagctgggcgttgTCAGTGTCCCTCTGAAAACTAACAcagtgcttttggatgatgtcacctagTGGTagcatgtagataagaaataggagggatCAAGGATAGATTCTGCTTTTAGGATGGATGATGACGGTGGATTTAAAGGTGTGAGGAACAGTActagaagagagagaaaaaaacatgaacaatATCAGCCAACATGCAGAAGTTGAATGGTCAGCAGTTCAGTGGGAATAGGGTCACTGGAGCAGAAGGcaagtctcatggacaagatgagcactGAGAGGCTGTGAAGGGAAATAGGAAACTGGAGAAAGATCTGAGTTCAGAGCACGGACATGGGAGATCTTTAGAGACAGCTGACctggtgggctagtggaagggagcaAAGCAGCTGATCGGATTgactcaatcttagtgacaaagaagctccatgagctccttACGCTTGCTGTTGGACATGAGAACAGAACAGACAAGGGAGAGGGAAAGCATTTCAAAAGGAATTTCTGTAGAGAAATGAACAAGACTCGATACACATTGTGCTTTgcacaaagctgatttatttgacttttatccAGTATTTTAACCCCTATAACTGGGATGGAgcttattaacatcagcagaaacagaccattgaacatggttcagtcccaaatgtgattaacagcaaaatccatTCACTGTAGTTACTTGTCAActtgagttaatgttttgagtccatgtgactttTCTGAAGACGAgtccatacagactcgaaatgtttaactttgtttctctgttcacagatgctgccagacctgctgaatctttccacattttgtttttgtttcagatttccagcttctgcagtattttgcctttatatttgTGAACTGGTTGGTGTCTCTGCAATGTAGTGAACAACAAAATCCGTTCCCACACTTAGAGCAtgagaacagcctctccccattgtgaattcactggtgtacagtgaggTCAGATGATTGCCTGAACCCAGACCCACAGTGAAAGCACCTTAATGGCCTTTCATCAGTACAAACACATTGATGGGAAATCAGTTCCCTGGAACATTTCTAGCACTTCCTGCAATTTGGGCATTTAAAAGGCCTCatcagtgtgaactcactggtatATCTGCAGATGGGACAACTGAGTGAATATCTTTCCACActtagagcaggtgaatggtatCTCCCGAGTGTAACTGCACTTGTTGAATAAGGTCCCTTGACtgcctgaacccagtcccacagtgagaacaTCTGAATGGTCTCTGGTCAGTGTGGGCACAACGATGAGACATCAATTCCCCACACCTTTGAAAGCACTTATAACACTCTGAGCATTACAAaatctctcgtcagtgtgaatgTGCTGGTATCTCAACAGGTGGAATGATGTCCTGAACCTCTTACCACACTGAGCAattgaacagcctctccccagtgtgaattcactgTTTCAGGATAGTCCaggtcagtccaggatagaaattgagAAGAGACAAACATATCTcttggtttgagtttgctgtgtgtaaatcctccccttctgaCCCCCTGTAGAAGGAGTTTCCAAACACTCGGTGTAAACTCGGCTCTGGGAGTttctaagataaaggcaaaatactgcggatgctggaaatctgaaacaaaaacaaaaaaatgctggtaaaactcagcaggtccctcagcatctgtgcagagaaagacagagttaatgtttcgagtccatatgactcttctgcagAGTTTCTAATCTGGGTGTGGAGTCCTACACCGGGTGTTTGTGAACTCTCCCAGTCCACCCTCCGGCTCCATTCCTCTCCTGTACTCGGCACTTTCTCACCGGCTGGACTTTCAACCCGAAAGTTTgcatcctggaaaaactcagcaggtttggcagcatcggcggagaagaacaaagttgaagtttcgagtcctcatgacccttcaacagaactcatgagcactcgaaatgagaaagagttgtggaagggggccggagtaggattggaataaggaatgtttaaatatttttaaatcttttatgctctccccacccccactagagccaaaccttgagtgccctaccatccattcttaattagcacattcgtttagatatcaccaacttcgacacctatgcgttattttgttctgccgtctgtgacatcttttgatgatctgcttctatcactgcttttgcctacaaccacacctcccccctccacttctctcaccccacccaacccccccaccaccaccttaaaccagcttatatttcactccttccttggattcacctagttctgtcgaagggtcatgaggactcgaaacgtcaactcttttcttctccgccgatgctgccagacctgctgagtttttccaggtaattctgtttttgttttggatttccagcatccgcagttttttgtttttattccaatcGGTGGAGACTGTCCCCGGTCCACAGCACAGGGGAGCAGTGCGCATGTGCAGTTCAACCCAATGTTTGGAGCATGCGCAATATTCAGCGCATGCGCAGTGCGGGTGATGGCGATGTGCAgctgtttgtttctctctgcagCCGGTAAGTTTATTGGGTGTCGGAAAGGGAGCGATGGATGAAATGAGCGGGTAGGAAGGCCTCATAAGCACACAGTGTGGGCCGTAAGCCACAAATTAGGAGCCAGCTGCCCTGATTTTTCCCGCCCGGTGCCCCAGCTGTGGATTTTCTCCCGATCGGAGACCCCggttaacggccgccatctttacAAGAGGCAGTGTGCGGCAGGACGCATGCGCGGATTTCCTTTGCCAAGGAGCCAATCAGGGAGAGCCTGGATAcgctccgccccctcactcactgattggTTGAAGGACTGCCGCCCgtctcaattctccagtcacGCCCCCTCGCTCTATTGGTCACGATGTGGGAACACAGTACAATAATTTGGGTTCAAATCAATGAGGATCCTGATCTCTGGGAAGGCGGCAAATCCCAAAAAGAAGCTGCAGCTCCAACGTTTGCAACTCCGGGGCTTTTTGCTTTTTCTGTGGCCATCTTGATGACGCAACAGATGGGGGGTGGGGCTTCAGGGTCCCAGTGAACAGGAGAGAAACGTGACCGATGGGACAGTAAATCAGAGATAGATCTTGGTGTCGCTCTAAAACAGGAGGTCAGGGATGCAGTCAGAAACAACAACTTCTACTTGTATAGTGCACTTAGCATCATGAATCATCCAAGTGATCTTCACAGTCGAcctataaaacaaaatgtgatacCAGACACTGAGATATTatgacaggtgatcaaaagcttgggtaaagaggtaggttttaaagaatatcttaaaggaggttaaggagatagagagacagagaagtgtaAGGAGGGAATTCGAGAGCTTGGGGCTGAAGTAATTGAAAGCATAGTCACCATTCGTGGAGCAATTACAATTATGAATCCGCAAGAAGCTGGAATTTGAGCAGCACAGATATCCCGAAGGGTCTGGAGgggactgcagagatagtgagggatgaggccttggagggatttgaaaacaaggatggtgattttaaaatcaagatgttattTGACTTGGAGTCAAATGCACATGagggagcacaggggtgataggtgaagggGACTTGCTGTGAATGAAGACAGGGCCAGCAGACTTTGGGGTGGCTTCAACTTTACAGCAGGTAGAACGTGGATGATAACATATTGTTATCTCTAGTTGTACAAATTTGTTAAAAAGGAACAGAAAGAATTGTCCAACATTTTATTTGAATTTTAGCacagaggggagggtgagtgcatgAGATGGGGATTTGCAGCTCTGGGCGAACAAGAGAGGAAAAAATGTTCCGTAGAAACTGGGATTGTCtgctctgaatttctatcctgttctTACGGTGTTGACTTTTGTAATCCCCTTTTACAGGGTATTAGAAGGGCTGGATTTGCAGAGAGAAAACTCAAACCaaaacatcacatcaagatctgacagagtcactcaaTTCACCAGGACGTGAATGCCATCATTTTGGAAagtggaaggagaaatgtttgtctgttctgcctgtgggaaaggatttcaaacatcagtgtgactggaaaagcactgtgacacacacacgcacacccgagtgagagtgttccagtgaactgactgtggaaaaagctttaaccagttacacagcctgaaaaaagcATTGCACTATTCAAGTGGGAAGAAACTGTACATGTGTATTGTGTGTGGATATGGCTTCCACTGATCATCTATCCTGCAGAGACTCAAGGGCACCCACACAatggagaaactgtggaaatgtggggactgtggaaagggattcaatTACCCATCCCGGCTGGAAAaccatcgacgcagtcacactggggagaggccgttcacctgctccgagtgtgggaagggattcacacgatcatctgaactgctaacacaccagcgagttcacactggggagaggccgttctcCTGCTCCGAGTGCGGGAAGAGATTCATTCAATCATCTGacatgctgagacaccagcgagttcacactggggagaggctgttcacctgctctgattgtgggaagggattctttCGGTCATCCCAACTGCTAACACACTGGCtagttcacacaggggagaggccattcacctgttccgagtgtgggaagggatttattcagccatctgacctgctgaggcaccagcgagttcacactggggagagacctttcACTTGCCCTgtatgtgggaaaggattcactgggTCCTCTGACCTGCTGAAGCATcaacgaattcacactggggagaggccattcagttgtactt contains the following coding sequences:
- the LOC121273461 gene encoding zinc finger protein 239-like; the encoded protein is MEKLWKCGDCGKGFNYPSRLENHRRSHTGERPFTCSECGKGFTRSSELLTHQRVHTGERPFSCSECGKRFIQSSDMLRHQRVHTGERLFTCSDCGKGFFRSSQLLTHWLVHTGERPFTCSECGKGFIQPSDLLRHQRVHTGERPFTCPVCGKGFTGSSDLLKHQRIHTGERPFSCTSCGKRFTSSSNLLRHQRVHTGDHADA